From Miscanthus floridulus cultivar M001 chromosome 15, ASM1932011v1, whole genome shotgun sequence, the proteins below share one genomic window:
- the LOC136507905 gene encoding uncharacterized protein, which translates to MAATRRLSSCCLLLAVLLGAVAAATAFFDDAAAAGIGLGHGARFARKHGGRAAAELPQPEPQPKPEPKPEPQPQPLPLPQPEPKPEPKPEPTPRPEPKPEPLPKPEPQPEPHPKPTPKPEPKPKPEPVPKPEKPEPKPEPKPEPVPKPEPKPEPKPKPKPEPKPEPRPEPLPKPKPKPEPKPEPKPEPRPKPEPKPEPMPEPKPEPKPEPKPEPKPEPKPEPEPKPEPKPEPLPKPKPKPEPKPEPKPKPLPKPKPKSEPKPEPKPKPEPKPEPKPEPKPEPKPEPKPEPKPKPEPKPEPKPEPKPEPKPEPKPKPEPKPKPEPKPEPKPEPKPEPKPEPKPEPKPKPEPKPEPKPEPKPEPKPEPKPKPEPKPEPKTEPKPKPEPKPEPKPKPEPKPEPKPKPKPEPNPEPKPEPKPKPEPKPEPKPEPKPKPEPEPKPKPEPKPEPKPNPEPEPKPKPDPPHIPPAADN; encoded by the coding sequence atggCGGCGACGCGTCGCCTCTCTTCGTGCTGCCTTCTCCTCGCCGTGCTTCTGGGAGCAGTGGCCGCTGCCACCGCTTTCTTCGACGACGCGGCGGCTGCAGGCATCGGGCTTGGCCACGGCGCCCGTTTCGCACGCAAGCATGGCGGACGTGCTGCCGCCGAGCTGCCGCAGCCGGAGCCACAACCCAAGCCTGAACCTAAGCCGGAACCTCAGCCGcagcccctgcccctgccccagCCAGAACCCAAACCTGAACCTAAACCGGAGCCCACGCCACGTCCAGAGCCTAAACCTGAGCCTTTGCCAAAACCTGAACCTCAACCTGAGCCACACCCTAAGCCCACGCCCAAACCAGAGCCAAAGCCCAAACCAGAACCGGTGCCCAAGCCGGAGAAGCCTGAGCCCAAACCAGAACCAAAACCTGAACCAGTGCCGAAACCAGAGCCTAAGCCTGAGCCCAAACCGAAACCAAAACCTGAGCCCAAGCCGGAACCAAGACCCGAACCGTTGCCAAAACCCAAGCCTAAGCCTGAGCCCAAGCCGGAACCAAAACCCGAACCACGGCCGAAACCAGAGCCTAAGCCTGAGCCTATGCCGGAACCAAAACCCGAACCGAAACCAGAGCCTAAGCCTGAGCCCAAACCGGAACCAAAACCCGAACCAGAGCCTAAACCTGAGCCCAAGCCAGAACCACTGCCCAAACCAAAGCCTAAGCCTGAGCCTAAGCCGGAACCAAAACCCAAACCACTGCCAAAGCCTAAACCGAAGTCTGAGCCCAAGCCTGAACCAAAACCCAAACCAGAGCCAAAGCCTGAACCGAAACCGGAGCCTAAGCCTGAACCGAAGCCCGAGCCCAAGCCTGAACCAAAACCCAAACCAGAGCCAAAGCCCGAACCAAAGCCGGAGCCTAAGCCCGAACCAAAGCCAGAGCCTAAACCGAAGCCTGAACCAAAACCCAAACCAGAGCCAAAGCCTGAACCGAAACCGGAGCCTAAGCCTGAACCGAAGCCTGAGCCCAAGCCTGAACCAAAACCCAAACCAGAGCCAAAGCCCGAACCAAAGCCGGAGCCTAAGCCCGAACCAAAGCCAGAGCCTAAACCAAAGCCTGAACCGAAGCCCGAGCCCAAGACTGAACCAAAACCCAAACCAGAGCCCAAGCCTGAACCGAAACCCAAACCAGAGCCAAAGCCTGAACCAAAACCGAAGCCTAAGCCTGAACCGAACCCTGAGCCCAAGCCTGAACCAAAACCCAAACCAGAGCCAAAGCCCGAACCGAAGCCGGAGCCTAAACCGAAACCAGAGCCTGAGCCTAAACCGAAGCCGGAGCCTAAGCCTGAACCAAAACCAAATCCAGAGCCTGAGCCAAAACCAAAGCCTGACCCGCCGCACATCCCACCGGCAGCTGACAACTGA